The window CTACTTCAGGACCTTGAGCAAGTCCACCGCTGCGGAGAACACGATCTACAGCTCGTCGCTCTTCTTTTCCAATAATTGGGTTAGCTGCAGGAATCATTACGCCTCAATCTCAACTAGTTTGTTTGGCTCGACCTCACGGTAACGAGCATGTGTTACTGGACAAATCCATTCATTGTTATCAACTGAGCGCAGAGGATGTCCTGCGGTACCAACCCAGCCAATTCTCTTTGCAGGGCTACCTACAACGAGGGCAAAATCAGGAACATCTTTAACCACTACAGAGCCAGCACCCACAAGTGCCCATCTGCCGATAACAATAGGTGCAATACAGGTACTATTTGCTCCAATTGATGCCCCCTCTAAAATTTCTACACCGACTGGCTTCCAGTCAGCTGCTGATTTCTGAGATCCATCAGCATTTATTGCCCGGGGAAAATGATCATTAGTTAGAACTACCGCAGGTCCAATGAATACACCCTTTGCTAATTTTGCTGGTTCGTACACGAGAGCGTAATTCTGAATTTTACAATTCTCTCCAACTTGCACACCTGTGCCGACATAAGCTCCTCGCCCCACAATTGAGTTCGCGCCGATTACCGCGTTTTCGCGAACTTGTGCGTAGTGCCAAACCTTTGCACCAGATTCGATTGAGGCATTTTCTGCAACATCTGCAGTGGGGTGCGTATAGCCCTCTGGGGTAGCCATATTTCTCCAAGTCAAGGATGTTACTTGTTGAAGTAACGAGTCTCTATCGTATCCGATTTGGGTTTTTGATTGACTTACCTCGCCGTGATTTAAACCTTTGAAACGCACCTTGGCATTCAATAAATTAATGGTGAGAAATGCATTACAAACCAGGGGGCTAACACTTTTCGAAAACAAATTGGGTGTGTTTCACAGTCAAATCCAAGCTTCAAGTGAAACTTGAGACTATTCTGGTTCTGTGAAGGGGACACGAAATCAGGTCCGCGGCTTCCTTAGGTCGATCGCGCTATCGAGTGTTGCCACTTTGGCTGCCGCTTTCATTGTTTTCTTGGGACCTAGCTCTAAGGCACAAGCACTTTCTCCAAGTGATTTCAATCCCGGAAATATCATTAGTGATGCAGTTATGTTTAACGGCCTGTCACTAGCCCCTGCTGACATACAGAATTTTTTGAATTCACAAGTGCCGAGGTGCACTCTTAACGACCCAGGAAAGCCTGCCGGTGGAATTTACACTTTCCCCGGAGGCGGCCAAGTTCTTCTTGCAAACAGCTGCATCAAAGACTACGTCGAGTCGGTTCCCAATCTCACAGGAGATGCTTATTGCGCCGCCCTAACTGGGGGAACTCTTTCTGCAGCTGAAATCATTTACCGGGTAGGTGTGTCCTGTAACGTCAGCCAGAAAGCTTTGCTTGTTTTGCTTGAAAAAGAACAACAGCTTATTTCAGATTCTTTCCCGGCTGCTTCACAAATTTCAAGTGCAACTGGCTTCAATTGCCCCGACACTGCCCCATGCTCTGCAACTAGCGCTGGATTCTTCCGACAAGTTTATTCAGCAGCTCGACAATTACAGGTTTATGGCACTCAAGAATTCAATTGGTACCCTGTCGGCGCTTATACAAACGTCAGGTTTCACCCCAACGCCGCTTGTGGCTCCACCCCAGTATTAATTCAAAACCGTGCGACGGCTGCTCTGTATTACTACACGCCATATCAGCCCAATGCAGCAGCGCTTGCGAACATAAGCGGATTTGGTGATTCATGCTCGGCATACGGAAATAGAAATTTCTGGAGAATCTTCACTTCTTGGTTTGGATCCACTCAAATACCTTCATCGTTTAGCTCTGGTGTTTTCGCGAGAGATTCAGCGGGAGATCTTTGGATATATCCCGGTACGGGAAACGGGAGTTGGTTCCCCCCAACCAAAGTAGGAGTCGGGTGGCAAGGACTGAACTCACTCATTGGCACCGGCGACATCAGCGGTGATGGTAATCGTGATGTGGTCGGCATCGATTCTGCAGGAACAGTTTGGCTTTACCCGTCAAATGGCTTAATGGGGTGGTCGTCACGTGTTCAGGTAGCCAATGGACTTTCCCCTCAAACTTTCCTGATTAGTCCTGGGGATTTTGACGGCAATGGTGTTCCTGACTTTATTGCTCGGGATCAAGCAGGTGATCTCTGGCTTTATTCTGGACTAGGTCACGGAAGGATTGCTCCTCCAAAGAAAATTGGTAACGGCTGGACAGGATTTACCGCTATTTTCGGCGCGGGAGATATGAACTCTGACGGACTTGTAGATCTCATCGGAAGAAATGCCTCAGGAGAGCTCTGGTTATACCCCTCTGCAGGAGGTGGACTCTGGAAGATGCCCATACAAATGGGTTGGGGTTGGCAGGGTATGACCTCAATTAGCGGACCTGGAGATTTTGATGGGGATGGAATTCCAGATGTAATGGGGCGCCACAACAATGGCGGACTCTACCTCTACAGCGGAAACGGACTCGCAGGTTTTAAATCAGGGAAACAAATTGGTGTTGGCTGGCAAGGAATGGACACCATTTTTGGTGTAGGAACAGCAAGCACTGGCCCTTTTGTTGAACCAGCTGGTGCAGGTGACCTCAATGGAGATGGAACGAGAGATGTTCTAGCAGTCAATACTTCACAAGAGCTCTGGCTTTACCCTGGGAACAAAGCGGGTGCCTGGCTTGCTCCTCGGAAGCTAGCTTCGAATTGGTCCATGGGACAGGGCATGACCAGTGTGGGTGACTTTAATGAAGATGGCACGAGAGATTTTATGATCAAAGATGCCAACGGCACTTTGAGCATTTTTAGTATTGACTCCCAGTCCAACGTCTCAGCTTTGTCCTCTATAGGTTCTGGTTGGAACATTATGAACCTCATTATCGGAGTTGGGGACATGTCGGGAGATGGACATTCTGACCTACTTTCGAGAGATAATTCCGGTTCACTTTGGTTATATCCCGGCAATGGAAGCGGGGGCTGGTTGACTCGGATTCAGGTTGGTTCTGGTTGGAATACGATGAGCTCAATCTTGTATGCCGGAGACTTCAGTGGTGACGGACTTCCTGACATCATCTCTTGCGACAATGCAGGGAAATTATGGCTATACCCAAGCAATGGTGCAAGCGGTTGGGGAACACCTTCACAAATTGGCTGGGGATGGCAGGGTTATTCATTCTTGATGAGTCCAGGTGATTTCTCCGGAGATGGAAAAACAGACCTACTTACCCGTGATCCCAACGGCACACTTCGCCTTTATGCGGGAAATGGAAGAGCTGGCTGGCTTTCCCAGACGCCTATTGGTGTCGGTTGGAATACCATTGCATGGCTTGGCTAATTTGGAACGTTTGCCTTGACTATTCCGGCTAGTGCCGAGGCTTGTAACCCATCGCTAATACTCAAAGATGCAATTGCCACCCAATAATTCTTGTAGACAAATTGCAATTGCCCAATACCTTCTGAGAAATTGAAATAACTGACTAAGTCTTCTCCAATTTCCTGAGGTGTATATATCCCTGCCGACGAAAGCGCTGCGGATTTAAAGGCAGCACTATTTGTGGTGAGTTTGACAATAGCTATCTCAGTTTCACTTGTTGAACTAAGGTTGCTGATTTGGCAGGCTATCCCACCTAAAGACTCGATTTCTTTTGTTGCTGGGGTCAGACCAAGGCGGACATCTGGAATAAGGGCAAGGTTTGGATTAAGTTCATACAGCGCTTGAGGAGTTAGGACAGCTTCGCAGTTGATGTTTCCTGAAGGATCTGGCTGCAACTTTCCATCTATGTTGCTGTTCGTTGAAGTGGGCGTTTCAATCTTTGAAGCATTTGTAGGCTTCGTTGCCTTCACCGATTCCGATGAAGTGGTGGTAGGCACCTCTTGATAGCAGGAAGTTAATGAGACAGCAATTATTCCAGCGAATGTTAGAACCCAAATCTTGCTTCGTTGCATTTCTATCCCCAACTGTTAGATCGTGTATTCAGTCTAGGCTTCGTAACTTTCCTGCTCGGGTAGACTTTTATCATTATTGCCACATCAGAATCCGCAGTAGGGGAAACCGTGCACAAGAATCTTGCTTCAAGAAGTGGTTCTCACCTATCGATGGGACTCGATTCATAATGAAAGGCATTATTCTCGCAGGCGGTTCTGGTACGCGTTTGTGGCCGATAACCAAAGGTATTTCTAAGCAACTAATGCCCATTTACGACAAGCCGATGATCTACTATCCCTTGTCTACCTTGATGATGGCTGGGATTAAAGACATCCTCATCATCACAACCCCAGAGTACTTAGAGCAATTCAGAGGACTATTAGGCGATGGTTCTCAACTCGGCATGAGCTTTTCTTTCGAAGTTCAACCAAGCCCAGATGGCCTCGCTCAAGCATTCATCATTGGAGAACAATTCATTGGTGAGGATTCAGTAGCGTTGGTACTGGGTGACAACATTTTCCATGGTGCAGGGCTTGGAACTGCACTTGCAAACAACCACGATATTAAAGGCGCACTTATTTTTGCTGCGCATGTTGCAGAACCCTCTGCATACGGAGTTGTGGAGTTTGATTCAGAAAATCGTGCTATCTCAATTGAAGAAAAGCCTGCCGATCCAAAGAGTAACTACGCCGTGCCGGGGCTCTATTTTTATGACAATTCAGTAATTGATGTTTCCAAATCGATTAAACCCAGCGACCGGGGTGAGTTAGAAATCTCATCTGTCAATGAGAATTATTTGAAGCAAGGCTCACTTAATGTTCAAGTTCTTGATCGCGCGGTTGCCTGGTTAGATACCGGAACAGTTGACTCCATGATTCAAGCTTCTGAATATGTTCGAGTAATTGAACAACGGCAGGGCTTCAAAATTGGCTGTATTGAAGAAATCGCTTGGCGTAATGGTTGGGTAAGTGATAACGAGCTGGCCTCACTTGCAGAACCTCTAAAGAAGAGCGGCTACGGAGAGTATCTTCAGGGTTTACTGATAGAAAATTATCGTGAAGTCCGATAACGCTCGTAATTCCCGTATCGGGCCTTTCAAATATATTTCATCAATTTGGGCTGCTAGAGAAGTCCTATATAACCTGACACTTCGTGAAATTCGTGGCCAATATAAGCGAACCGCTTTAGGCCAATTGTGGTCCCTTGCGAATCCTTTGGCAGCGATGCTGATTTACACATTTATTTTTTCATTTTTGTTCAGACTCCCTTTACAAGAGGGCGAACCAAGTGGTCTCAAGTCCTATGCTTTGTGGCTTTTGGTCGGCCTTCTACCTTGGATGTTTTTTTCTAGAGTCATGAACATGGGTACAGGCGTTCTTGTAGTTAATGCACCCCTGATTCAAAAGGTTTATTTCCCACGGGCAATCATGCCACTCTCACTCGTTGGAGTTGTTGGTTTCAACTGGCTCTTTGAAATGGGAGTCCTGGTTGTTGCATTGCTCATTGCAGGGGCTTTTGTTTTGCCATGGCTGCCTCTGGTTCTAGTAGTTATGGCTCTACTGGGCCTTTTTGCTGCTGGCATTGCACTGATTTTTTCAATTACAAATGTGAACTTTCGGGATGTGGAACACGCTGTAACTGTGTTCACTCAGATTTGGCTCTATCTCACCCCGGTCATTTATCCGATTTCTTTGGTAGAGACACAGTCCCAGCGTTTAGGTGGCCTTTTCGGCACAAACATAACACTCTTGGGACTTTATGAAGTCAATCCTCTGGTCAGTTATATCTCAGCCTTCCGCAATTTGCTCTATGACAACCGCATGCCTTCCGCGGAAATTTGGTTGGGCTGCATTGGCTGGAGTATTTTGGCGCTCGGATTTGGGCTCGCATTGTTTGCTCGATATGAGAAAAGATTGGCGGAATTACTGTGAATGAAGTTGCAGTTCGTGTCGACCATCTTGGAAAGAAATTTCGGATTTATTCGGAGCGCAACCAAAGCCTCAAGTCTGCACTCATGCGTGGTCGTGTATCAAAATATGACCAATTTTGGGCACTCCGTGACTTCTCGCTAGAAGTTGAAAAGGGAACAACGCTCGGTCTAGTCGGCGGAAATGGTTCAGGGAAATCAACTCTTCTGAAAACTTTGGCCAAGATTTACTGGCCAGACGAAGGTGACATTGAATACTTCGGCCGCATGTCAGCGTTACTTGAAGTGGGCTCTGGGTTCCACCCTGAATTAACGGGGCGGGAAAACATTTTCCTTAATGGTTCTATTTTGGGCATGAAACGTAAGGAAATTGAAAAGCGTTATGAGCAAATAGTTGAATTTTCAGGCGTCAGAGAATTCATTGACCAACCCGTTAAAAACTATTCCTCAGGAATGTATGTTCGTCTAGGATTTTCTGTTGCAATCCACGTTGAGCCGGACATTCTCGTGGTTGATGAGGTTCTTGCAGTTGGAGATGCCGCATTCCAAGAACAATGCTTTGAAAGATTTCGTGAACTCAAGCGCCAGGGAACGACGATAATTTTGGTGAGCCACGACATGGATGCAGTTAATGGTTTGTGTGATCAAGTCGCTTGGGTTAACAAAGGAAAACTGCAGCAACTAGGTCCTGCCCGTTCGGTCACGCATGCCTACCTCAAAAACTCAGGGGAAAAGAAATAATGCCGAATGTTCTCATTGTCACAGGAGATACTTTGGGCGCTGCAATGGCAGGTCCAGCAATCCGAGCCCTTGAGATGGCAAAAGCTCTTTCTCAAGTTTCCACTGTCATTCTTGCCGCAACCGTGCCAACAACTTTTGTGCACGACGGTTTTGACGTAGTCGATGCAACGGACAGCAACCTTCGTGGACTTGTGAGATGGTCGGACATCATTGTGTTCCAAGGCGCTCTGCTGTCAACACATCCGTGGATCGCTAAGACGGACAAAATTATTGTTGCCGATGTCTATGACCCGATGCATTTAGAGACCTTAGAGCAACAAAAACACATTCCAGCAGGAATACGTTTCGTTGAAACCTTGGATATTGTTGCCATCTTCAATGAGCAACTCGTACGAGCAGATTTTTTGCTTTGTGCTTCAGAAAAACAAAGAGATCTCTGGATCGGCCAACTTGCTTCTGTAGGTCGCTTAAACCCACTCACCTACGACCGCGACACAAGTCTAAGAACTTTAATCGATGTCGTTCCTTTTGGAATTCAAGAAGCACCACCTCAGCAACACAAGCATGGGATTCGTGGGGTCATTCCTGGAATTGGAATGGATGACAAAGTCGTTCTATGGGGTGGGGGAATCTACAACTGGTTTGACCCACTCACATTAATCCTTGCAATTGCGAAGGTCTCCCAAAGTCACCCAGACATCAAACTTGTATTTATGGGAACTCAACATCCCAATCCACATGTCCCCGAAATGAAGATGTCTTTTGAAGCACGAGAGCTCTCGAAAGAACTTGGTCTGGAGGGTAAACATGTTTTCTTCAATGAGGGTTGGGTGCCTTA of the Aurantimicrobium photophilum genome contains:
- the rfbA gene encoding glucose-1-phosphate thymidylyltransferase RfbA, producing MKGIILAGGSGTRLWPITKGISKQLMPIYDKPMIYYPLSTLMMAGIKDILIITTPEYLEQFRGLLGDGSQLGMSFSFEVQPSPDGLAQAFIIGEQFIGEDSVALVLGDNIFHGAGLGTALANNHDIKGALIFAAHVAEPSAYGVVEFDSENRAISIEEKPADPKSNYAVPGLYFYDNSVIDVSKSIKPSDRGELEISSVNENYLKQGSLNVQVLDRAVAWLDTGTVDSMIQASEYVRVIEQRQGFKIGCIEEIAWRNGWVSDNELASLAEPLKKSGYGEYLQGLLIENYREVR
- a CDS encoding ABC transporter ATP-binding protein, which translates into the protein MNEVAVRVDHLGKKFRIYSERNQSLKSALMRGRVSKYDQFWALRDFSLEVEKGTTLGLVGGNGSGKSTLLKTLAKIYWPDEGDIEYFGRMSALLEVGSGFHPELTGRENIFLNGSILGMKRKEIEKRYEQIVEFSGVREFIDQPVKNYSSGMYVRLGFSVAIHVEPDILVVDEVLAVGDAAFQEQCFERFRELKRQGTTIILVSHDMDAVNGLCDQVAWVNKGKLQQLGPARSVTHAYLKNSGEKK
- a CDS encoding FG-GAP repeat domain-containing protein, producing the protein MKGTRNQVRGFLRSIALSSVATLAAAFIVFLGPSSKAQALSPSDFNPGNIISDAVMFNGLSLAPADIQNFLNSQVPRCTLNDPGKPAGGIYTFPGGGQVLLANSCIKDYVESVPNLTGDAYCAALTGGTLSAAEIIYRVGVSCNVSQKALLVLLEKEQQLISDSFPAASQISSATGFNCPDTAPCSATSAGFFRQVYSAARQLQVYGTQEFNWYPVGAYTNVRFHPNAACGSTPVLIQNRATAALYYYTPYQPNAAALANISGFGDSCSAYGNRNFWRIFTSWFGSTQIPSSFSSGVFARDSAGDLWIYPGTGNGSWFPPTKVGVGWQGLNSLIGTGDISGDGNRDVVGIDSAGTVWLYPSNGLMGWSSRVQVANGLSPQTFLISPGDFDGNGVPDFIARDQAGDLWLYSGLGHGRIAPPKKIGNGWTGFTAIFGAGDMNSDGLVDLIGRNASGELWLYPSAGGGLWKMPIQMGWGWQGMTSISGPGDFDGDGIPDVMGRHNNGGLYLYSGNGLAGFKSGKQIGVGWQGMDTIFGVGTASTGPFVEPAGAGDLNGDGTRDVLAVNTSQELWLYPGNKAGAWLAPRKLASNWSMGQGMTSVGDFNEDGTRDFMIKDANGTLSIFSIDSQSNVSALSSIGSGWNIMNLIIGVGDMSGDGHSDLLSRDNSGSLWLYPGNGSGGWLTRIQVGSGWNTMSSILYAGDFSGDGLPDIISCDNAGKLWLYPSNGASGWGTPSQIGWGWQGYSFLMSPGDFSGDGKTDLLTRDPNGTLRLYAGNGRAGWLSQTPIGVGWNTIAWLG
- a CDS encoding acyltransferase, with amino-acid sequence MATPEGYTHPTADVAENASIESGAKVWHYAQVRENAVIGANSIVGRGAYVGTGVQVGENCKIQNYALVYEPAKLAKGVFIGPAVVLTNDHFPRAINADGSQKSAADWKPVGVEILEGASIGANSTCIAPIVIGRWALVGAGSVVVKDVPDFALVVGSPAKRIGWVGTAGHPLRSVDNNEWICPVTHARYREVEPNKLVEIEA
- a CDS encoding glycosyltransferase, which encodes MAGPAIRALEMAKALSQVSTVILAATVPTTFVHDGFDVVDATDSNLRGLVRWSDIIVFQGALLSTHPWIAKTDKIIVADVYDPMHLETLEQQKHIPAGIRFVETLDIVAIFNEQLVRADFLLCASEKQRDLWIGQLASVGRLNPLTYDRDTSLRTLIDVVPFGIQEAPPQQHKHGIRGVIPGIGMDDKVVLWGGGIYNWFDPLTLILAIAKVSQSHPDIKLVFMGTQHPNPHVPEMKMSFEARELSKELGLEGKHVFFNEGWVPYNERADFLLDADLGVSTHLDHLETAFSFRTRILDYLWAGLPIVATSGDTFEAIIESNILGKTVPPGDVEHLASAITELLYDQKLSQAVRVNVNHYSRNLKWNLVLQPLIEFVIASQHAADYNSGFSLGITKLAHVGRRTLRQRIFMYSLSVKLNGFKYSTDLFLKNLFGKTLRKFKKLIHVD
- a CDS encoding ABC transporter permease; this translates as MKSDNARNSRIGPFKYISSIWAAREVLYNLTLREIRGQYKRTALGQLWSLANPLAAMLIYTFIFSFLFRLPLQEGEPSGLKSYALWLLVGLLPWMFFSRVMNMGTGVLVVNAPLIQKVYFPRAIMPLSLVGVVGFNWLFEMGVLVVALLIAGAFVLPWLPLVLVVMALLGLFAAGIALIFSITNVNFRDVEHAVTVFTQIWLYLTPVIYPISLVETQSQRLGGLFGTNITLLGLYEVNPLVSYISAFRNLLYDNRMPSAEIWLGCIGWSILALGFGLALFARYEKRLAELL